The Gemmata palustris genome includes a region encoding these proteins:
- a CDS encoding CheR family methyltransferase: protein MDDFVLIRDMLYERTGLMFEDKKLAFLQPRVARRVSTTGAASPRDYYRMLKYQDPGGREFQSLVEQVTTNETYFFREFPQLESFANDALPKVAEAKRAARDYTLNVWSACCSTGDEPYTLATILSACLDDFPKWKVRLLATDIDTAVLDTARAAEYGERNVKDVPPPYLKEYFTRTRAGYRVKEPVRKMVTFEHLNLMDKAGMRKQKGFDFVFCRNVLIYFDDVSRKQVLGHFYDALVPGGFVFLGHSESVGRISAAFEPVALGGGVMYRKPTVVRAVPGGTR from the coding sequence ATGGACGACTTCGTATTGATCCGGGACATGCTCTACGAGCGCACCGGACTGATGTTCGAGGACAAGAAACTAGCCTTCCTGCAACCCCGCGTCGCCCGCCGGGTGAGCACGACCGGGGCCGCGAGCCCGCGGGATTACTACCGGATGCTGAAGTACCAGGATCCGGGCGGTCGCGAGTTTCAATCGCTGGTCGAGCAGGTGACGACGAACGAGACGTACTTCTTCCGCGAGTTTCCGCAGCTCGAGTCGTTTGCCAACGACGCCCTCCCCAAGGTGGCCGAGGCGAAGCGGGCGGCCCGTGACTACACCCTGAACGTCTGGAGCGCGTGCTGCTCGACCGGGGACGAGCCGTACACACTGGCGACCATCCTGAGCGCCTGTCTGGACGATTTCCCGAAGTGGAAGGTGCGGCTGCTGGCCACCGACATCGACACCGCGGTGCTCGACACCGCCCGGGCCGCCGAGTACGGCGAACGGAACGTGAAGGACGTTCCGCCGCCGTACCTGAAAGAGTATTTCACCCGGACCCGGGCCGGGTACCGCGTGAAGGAACCGGTCCGCAAGATGGTCACGTTCGAACACCTGAATCTAATGGACAAGGCGGGAATGCGGAAGCAAAAGGGGTTCGACTTCGTGTTCTGCCGGAACGTCCTGATCTACTTCGACGACGTCTCCCGGAAGCAGGTGCTCGGGCACTTCTACGACGCCCTGGTGCCCGGCGGGTTCGTGTTCCTGGGGCACTCGGAGTCGGTCGGGCGCATCAGCGCGGCGTTCGAGCCGGTAGCGCTGGGCGGCGGGGTGATGTACCGAAAGCCGACGGTCGTTCGGGCAGTACCAGGGGGAACGCGATGA
- a CDS encoding protein-glutamate methylesterase/protein-glutamine glutaminase has product MRTYDPTRPIRVVLADDSALMRKKIREILESDPGIKVVASARNGAEAVAAVREHDPDVVTLDINMPVMDGVTALQAIMHEFPRPVLMISSLTKEGALTTYECLELGAVDFVPKIGGTMSAEIEQQGQEIIAKVKSSARARVRRPGRVPAAPAPKLVFPAAPTAAALADRVVAIGVSTGGPKTLLDVIPLLPPDLPAAVVIVQHMPESFTASFARSLGKASRVPVKEAEAGDVLLNGHVYVARGGKHMVFSKRRAGGGVMARYVTQPSDSLHTPSVDVMMLSALEAFGSRIVGVLLTGMGADGADAMVAIRKAGGGTIAEAESTCVVFGMPAVAIAKGGAEYILPCDAVTAKVVSLVRNIR; this is encoded by the coding sequence ATGAGGACATACGACCCGACCCGACCGATCCGGGTCGTGCTGGCCGACGACTCGGCGCTCATGCGGAAGAAGATCCGCGAGATCCTGGAGTCGGACCCGGGCATCAAGGTGGTGGCAAGCGCGCGGAACGGCGCGGAGGCGGTCGCCGCGGTCCGGGAGCACGACCCGGACGTGGTCACCCTCGACATTAACATGCCGGTGATGGACGGGGTGACCGCGCTCCAGGCGATCATGCACGAGTTCCCGCGCCCGGTGCTGATGATCAGTTCGCTCACTAAGGAAGGGGCGCTCACCACCTACGAGTGCCTGGAACTCGGGGCGGTGGATTTCGTCCCCAAGATCGGCGGAACGATGTCCGCCGAAATCGAACAGCAGGGTCAAGAGATCATCGCAAAGGTAAAGTCGTCGGCCCGCGCGCGGGTGCGGCGCCCCGGCCGGGTGCCCGCTGCTCCCGCACCGAAGTTGGTGTTCCCGGCGGCCCCGACCGCCGCGGCCCTGGCCGACCGCGTGGTCGCCATCGGCGTGTCCACCGGTGGACCAAAAACCCTTTTGGACGTAATCCCGCTTCTGCCGCCGGACCTGCCGGCCGCGGTCGTCATCGTTCAACACATGCCCGAGTCGTTCACGGCGTCGTTCGCCCGCAGCTTGGGAAAGGCCAGCCGGGTACCGGTGAAGGAAGCCGAGGCCGGCGACGTGCTGTTAAACGGGCACGTCTACGTGGCCCGCGGGGGCAAGCACATGGTGTTCTCCAAGCGGCGGGCCGGGGGGGGGGTGATGGCCCGGTACGTGACGCAGCCGTCGGACTCGCTGCACACTCCGTCGGTGGACGTGATGATGCTCTCGGCGCTGGAGGCCTTCGGCTCTCGGATCGTCGGGGTACTGCTGACTGGTATGGGGGCCGATGGAGCGGACGCGATGGTCGCGATCCGCAAGGCCGGGGGGGGGACTATCGCCGAGGCCGAGAGCACGTGTGTGGTATTCGGGATGCCGGCCGTGGCCATCGCCAAGGGCGGGGCGGAGTACATCCTGCCGTGCGACGCGGTTACCGCGAAGGTCGTTTCACTGGTTCGAAATATCCGCTGA
- a CDS encoding chemotaxis protein CheW produces MSEQQGAAPARAGEDEGDPGQLVPDVKHPIPGAAVDEDIELVTCVLGGVEFGLDINAVQEIVRLPKITPVPRAPGYVEGVANLRGNLLPIINSRARFGLPGACAADSNRVVVVELNGHPTGLIVDAVREVMHVKRRDVEDAPAAVQSVDARFLKGVVKLNGGQRLVLLLDHNSILESPAQPTDAGAAPGATAGERPAAAAGAATEEHEHLVTFRIWEEEYGIPIMEVQEIIRVPNISTIPNAPAGVVGIASLRNRILPVVDLRTKFGLRPLKAELEAFCIRMREFERVQAEIVEKLRLALSYGGHFDQGLLRASRDFERGQEGMATSDRLLQSLVAPVREALKDATAHLRAAVALLGTGDALAARHEADGPLRRAHARLADAFEKMYVGVARRDDERCLVVSVNGISLALRVDAVNQVLQAPRSSVEGPPEIVAGTGDGRDQLRGIAKLNEGKRLIMLLAVDKLVTRLEATSMKQLTDRAADAGERGRAVGGGESDERQLVTFKVANEEFAVDIMQVQEIIRLEKVTKVPHVPAFVEGVVNLRGNVLPVIDLRKRVHLASKEYSDATRVVVMDFKGVKTGIIVDAVSEVMRVHGRDIEPAPAIVRSRYGDNIIEGVGKLDKGDRMFLLLRAEELLKSDGAPTDLPA; encoded by the coding sequence ATGTCGGAACAACAGGGCGCCGCGCCCGCACGGGCTGGAGAAGACGAAGGCGACCCGGGGCAACTCGTACCGGACGTCAAACACCCGATCCCCGGCGCCGCGGTAGACGAGGACATCGAACTGGTCACGTGCGTCCTCGGCGGGGTCGAGTTCGGGCTGGACATCAACGCGGTCCAGGAGATCGTGCGGCTCCCGAAGATCACCCCGGTGCCGCGCGCACCGGGGTACGTCGAGGGCGTGGCCAATCTCCGCGGCAACCTGCTCCCGATCATCAACTCCCGCGCCCGGTTCGGGCTGCCGGGGGCGTGTGCCGCGGACAGCAACCGCGTGGTGGTGGTCGAACTGAACGGGCACCCCACCGGTCTGATCGTGGACGCCGTTCGGGAGGTCATGCACGTCAAGCGGAGGGACGTGGAAGACGCCCCGGCCGCGGTCCAGAGCGTGGACGCTCGGTTCCTCAAGGGCGTGGTGAAGTTGAACGGCGGACAGCGCCTGGTACTGCTCCTCGATCACAACTCCATACTCGAGTCCCCCGCTCAGCCGACCGACGCGGGCGCCGCGCCCGGCGCGACCGCGGGCGAGCGACCGGCGGCGGCGGCGGGCGCCGCGACCGAGGAGCACGAGCACCTGGTCACGTTTCGGATATGGGAGGAAGAGTACGGCATCCCGATCATGGAAGTTCAGGAAATCATCCGGGTGCCGAACATCAGCACCATCCCGAACGCCCCGGCCGGGGTCGTCGGGATCGCCAGTCTGCGGAACCGGATCCTGCCGGTAGTGGACCTGCGGACCAAGTTCGGGCTCCGACCACTGAAAGCGGAACTGGAAGCCTTCTGTATCAGGATGCGCGAGTTCGAGCGGGTCCAGGCCGAAATCGTTGAAAAATTGCGGCTCGCCCTATCTTACGGCGGGCATTTCGATCAGGGATTGCTCCGCGCGTCGCGCGACTTCGAACGCGGGCAGGAAGGGATGGCCACGAGCGACCGGCTGTTGCAATCCCTAGTAGCTCCGGTCCGCGAGGCCCTGAAGGACGCGACCGCTCATCTGCGAGCGGCGGTCGCGTTGCTAGGGACCGGGGACGCACTTGCCGCTCGGCACGAAGCCGACGGCCCGCTCCGTCGGGCACATGCCCGCCTCGCTGACGCGTTCGAGAAGATGTACGTCGGGGTCGCGCGCCGGGACGACGAGCGGTGCCTGGTCGTGAGCGTCAACGGTATTTCGCTCGCCCTGCGCGTGGACGCGGTCAATCAGGTGCTGCAGGCCCCGCGGAGCTCGGTCGAGGGACCGCCGGAAATTGTCGCGGGCACCGGCGACGGGCGGGACCAGCTCCGCGGGATCGCCAAACTGAACGAGGGCAAGCGGCTCATCATGCTGCTGGCCGTGGACAAGTTGGTCACCCGATTGGAGGCGACGAGCATGAAGCAACTGACCGATCGCGCGGCGGACGCGGGCGAGCGCGGGCGGGCCGTCGGGGGCGGCGAGTCGGACGAGCGCCAGCTCGTGACCTTCAAGGTCGCGAACGAAGAGTTCGCGGTCGACATCATGCAGGTCCAAGAAATCATCCGCCTGGAGAAAGTCACTAAGGTACCGCACGTCCCGGCGTTCGTCGAGGGCGTTGTGAACCTGCGCGGGAACGTCCTACCGGTGATCGACCTGCGGAAGCGGGTGCACCTTGCGAGTAAGGAGTACTCGGACGCGACCCGCGTCGTGGTGATGGACTTCAAAGGCGTGAAGACCGGGATCATTGTGGACGCCGTGTCCGAGGTAATGCGAGTCCACGGCCGGGACATCGAGCCGGCCCCGGCAATCGTCCGTAGCCGGTACGGTGACAACATCATCGAGGGCGTCGGCAAACTGGACAAGGGGGACCGGATGTTCCTGCTGCTGCGGGCCGAGGAGCTACTCAAGAGCGACGGCGCTCCGACCGACCTCCCGGCGTAA
- a CDS encoding methyl-accepting chemotaxis protein — protein sequence MARLAPSNGSPNNGHGGPPNRFAPTISEADAPRQRDQARDRAKEKVAARTAAKRQQASERIATATEQLAAGVTEASAAVTQLERQMEQIASGAVESSKAAESCLAAIEEINAAATQAVAAAQQSQRKVTNIQEMVRAAGADIELVILGVGASAKANMESARLIGELEQQSSEIGNIVEAVVRIADQTNLLALNAAIEAARAGQHGKGFAVVADEVRNLAETSEKSARNIRDLVEKIQADVKLVAADVERSGKAAAEEAEKAKKITADLKQVTTETAELQRACVAVNENAKESATGAEQFQQGTQAVASAAEEASAAAEEASKAVGEQAKALEEMTKGADSLSGMAEDLKTSTNSEKSSEELAAAAEELSATVQEVNASSGQIMAAIQQIAKGAEVQAGATNQCGAAAKQIESAARSMQQKATESMDRADALVKLLAENKAGVEAMVHGIVEAAEASAKSAASIKALEGRTRMIDKIVDAIVNVTIQTNLLAVNGGIEAARAGEYGRGFAVVAADVRNLAGESSENADKIKDLVRNIQQQIAAVAGDIAASGRNAAAEVPKAKKTAADLERIAADFNEVRRGVVEIKTGQDQALLAIQTAAAAVQQIAKAAEEGSAVATEASSAAQQAAKGMEELSGAVEEISALGDELQN from the coding sequence ATGGCTCGGCTCGCTCCCTCGAACGGCTCCCCGAACAACGGGCACGGCGGCCCGCCCAACCGGTTCGCCCCTACGATCAGTGAAGCGGACGCGCCGCGCCAGCGGGACCAGGCCCGCGACCGAGCGAAGGAGAAAGTCGCGGCCCGGACCGCGGCCAAGCGGCAGCAAGCGTCCGAGCGCATCGCGACCGCGACCGAGCAACTCGCGGCGGGCGTGACCGAGGCGAGCGCCGCGGTCACCCAGCTCGAGCGGCAAATGGAACAAATCGCCAGCGGCGCGGTCGAATCGTCAAAGGCCGCCGAGAGCTGCTTGGCGGCGATCGAGGAGATCAACGCGGCGGCGACCCAGGCGGTCGCCGCCGCCCAGCAGTCGCAGCGCAAGGTGACCAACATTCAGGAGATGGTCCGTGCGGCCGGGGCGGACATCGAGTTGGTCATCCTGGGGGTCGGGGCGTCGGCCAAGGCGAACATGGAGTCGGCCCGGTTGATCGGGGAGCTGGAGCAACAGAGCAGTGAGATCGGGAACATCGTCGAAGCGGTCGTGCGGATCGCGGACCAGACCAACTTGCTTGCCCTGAACGCCGCTATCGAGGCGGCCCGCGCCGGGCAGCACGGCAAGGGGTTCGCGGTCGTCGCCGACGAGGTGCGGAACCTGGCCGAGACGAGCGAGAAGTCGGCCCGGAACATCCGCGATCTGGTGGAGAAGATCCAGGCCGACGTGAAGCTGGTCGCGGCCGACGTGGAGCGGTCCGGCAAGGCCGCGGCCGAGGAGGCCGAGAAGGCGAAGAAGATCACCGCCGACCTGAAGCAGGTGACGACCGAGACCGCCGAACTGCAGCGGGCGTGCGTGGCGGTCAACGAGAACGCCAAGGAATCTGCGACCGGGGCCGAGCAGTTCCAGCAGGGGACTCAGGCGGTCGCCAGCGCGGCCGAGGAGGCCAGTGCAGCCGCCGAGGAGGCCAGCAAGGCCGTCGGCGAGCAGGCCAAGGCGCTGGAGGAAATGACCAAGGGGGCCGATAGTCTCAGCGGGATGGCGGAGGACCTGAAGACCTCGACCAACTCGGAGAAGTCCAGTGAGGAGTTGGCGGCCGCGGCCGAGGAGCTGTCGGCCACGGTCCAGGAGGTCAACGCGTCGTCCGGTCAGATCATGGCCGCGATCCAACAGATCGCCAAGGGGGCCGAGGTCCAGGCCGGGGCGACCAACCAGTGCGGGGCCGCGGCCAAGCAGATCGAGTCGGCCGCCCGCTCGATGCAGCAAAAAGCGACCGAATCGATGGACCGGGCCGACGCGCTGGTCAAACTCTTGGCCGAGAATAAGGCCGGGGTCGAGGCCATGGTTCACGGGATCGTCGAGGCGGCCGAGGCGTCGGCCAAATCGGCGGCCAGCATCAAGGCCCTGGAGGGCCGCACCCGGATGATCGACAAGATCGTGGACGCGATCGTGAACGTCACCATCCAGACGAACCTGCTCGCGGTGAACGGCGGGATCGAAGCGGCCCGGGCCGGCGAGTACGGGCGCGGGTTCGCCGTGGTCGCGGCCGACGTCCGCAACCTGGCCGGGGAGTCGAGCGAGAACGCGGACAAGATCAAGGACCTGGTGCGGAACATCCAGCAGCAGATCGCCGCCGTCGCCGGGGACATCGCCGCGTCCGGGCGGAACGCCGCGGCCGAAGTTCCGAAGGCGAAGAAGACGGCCGCCGACTTGGAGCGAATCGCGGCCGACTTCAACGAGGTCCGGCGCGGGGTTGTGGAGATCAAGACCGGGCAAGACCAAGCACTGCTCGCCATCCAGACGGCGGCCGCAGCGGTTCAACAGATCGCCAAGGCGGCCGAGGAGGGGAGCGCGGTCGCGACCGAGGCGTCGTCCGCCGCCCAACAGGCCGCGAAGGGGATGGAGGAACTGTCCGGGGCGGTCGAGGAGATTTCGGCCCTCGGCGACGAGCTGCAGAACTGA
- a CDS encoding STAS domain-containing protein produces the protein MNETAAGPDTEGKGNAPYGITLGESLELAEISEFLVTARAASDSESGVRVDCSAPAFLPTGAVQILIALQRACRERGHPFVVEGIQESAVAYLRLAGLDAILRS, from the coding sequence ATGAACGAAACTGCCGCCGGCCCCGACACGGAAGGTAAGGGCAACGCGCCTTACGGGATCACGCTCGGTGAGAGCCTGGAACTGGCCGAAATCTCTGAGTTTCTCGTCACCGCTCGGGCGGCGTCCGATTCCGAGAGCGGCGTTCGCGTCGATTGCAGCGCCCCGGCCTTTTTACCTACCGGTGCCGTCCAGATTCTCATCGCTCTTCAGCGGGCGTGCCGCGAGCGCGGGCACCCGTTCGTCGTCGAAGGCATCCAAGAATCTGCCGTCGCGTACCTGCGGCTAGCGGGGCTGGACGCGATCCTGCGCTCGTAG
- a CDS encoding methyl-accepting chemotaxis protein, whose product MAKADMNSGTSPSGPTGVALVLDVLSLQLGDTAAHVEKSVAQVCTSFASIARRTKANAAGAAAHASGADGNALATARATISGLLGRMDQVQRAADTSAETLRRIEAIATRVNRIQDSLAEVDLVAHALGILALNAKIEAARAGNRGNAFGVVASETGVLANTIRETSRSVRGMVNGLWQEVRDSTQQMRAGLQKGQTAADLSRAADLSREEGTRALDALARAHAEMQGQVAEAAANSERLAEDIEEAMTALQFQDAVNQQIEHVVSALKEARDALGAGDTSRADDLVGQLRARATMQSERLLLDQMTADGSDDAGAQGDSAPGSFELF is encoded by the coding sequence ATGGCTAAGGCCGACATGAATTCCGGCACCAGCCCCAGCGGTCCCACCGGGGTCGCGCTAGTGCTCGATGTGTTGTCCCTTCAGCTGGGCGATACGGCCGCGCACGTCGAGAAATCGGTCGCGCAAGTCTGCACCAGCTTCGCCAGCATCGCGCGCCGGACGAAAGCGAACGCGGCCGGCGCCGCGGCCCACGCGAGCGGGGCCGACGGGAACGCCCTGGCCACCGCCCGGGCCACGATTTCGGGCTTGCTCGGGCGCATGGACCAGGTCCAACGGGCCGCCGACACGTCGGCCGAAACGTTGCGCCGGATCGAGGCGATCGCGACCCGCGTGAACCGCATTCAAGACTCGCTCGCGGAGGTCGATTTGGTCGCCCACGCGCTGGGGATTCTCGCCCTGAACGCCAAGATCGAGGCGGCCCGTGCCGGCAATCGGGGCAACGCGTTCGGGGTCGTCGCGTCCGAAACGGGCGTGTTGGCGAACACGATCCGCGAAACGTCGCGCTCGGTTCGCGGGATGGTGAACGGTCTGTGGCAGGAAGTCCGGGACAGTACCCAGCAGATGCGCGCCGGGTTGCAAAAGGGCCAGACGGCAGCCGATCTGAGCCGCGCGGCAGACCTGAGCCGCGAAGAGGGAACGCGCGCCTTGGACGCCTTGGCCCGCGCCCACGCGGAGATGCAGGGGCAGGTGGCGGAGGCCGCGGCGAACTCCGAGCGGTTGGCCGAGGACATTGAGGAGGCGATGACCGCGCTCCAGTTCCAGGACGCGGTCAACCAGCAAATCGAACACGTGGTATCGGCCTTGAAGGAAGCCCGCGACGCCTTGGGGGCCGGGGACACCTCCCGTGCGGACGACCTTGTTGGGCAGTTGCGGGCGCGGGCCACCATGCAGTCCGAGCGATTGTTGCTGGACCAAATGACGGCCGACGGCTCCGATGACGCGGGAGCCCAAGGGGATTCCGCCCCGGGATCATTTGAACTCTTTTGA
- a CDS encoding response regulator has protein sequence MAKTALIIDDSLTFRQMVVMALTDAKFTVIEACNGQDALDKLKGARVDIIISDVNMPVMDGITFVKTARAQPQLKKTPILMLTTESQPEMKQQGKAAGATGWIVKPFKAAHLIQVVSDLLP, from the coding sequence GTGGCGAAGACCGCACTGATTATCGACGACTCGCTGACGTTCCGCCAAATGGTGGTGATGGCCCTAACCGACGCCAAGTTCACGGTGATCGAGGCGTGTAACGGGCAGGACGCGCTGGACAAGCTGAAGGGCGCCCGGGTGGACATCATCATCAGTGACGTCAACATGCCGGTCATGGACGGGATCACGTTCGTCAAGACCGCCCGCGCGCAACCGCAACTGAAAAAGACCCCGATCCTGATGCTCACCACCGAGTCGCAGCCCGAAATGAAGCAGCAGGGGAAAGCGGCCGGGGCGACCGGGTGGATCGTCAAACCGTTCAAAGCCGCTCACCTCATTCAGGTCGTCTCCGACCTGCTCCCGTAA
- a CDS encoding Hpt domain-containing protein gives MPVEMDELLNTFLDEADEHLAALESGLLRVGDGPPDLELLNAVFRAAHSLKGGSGVFGFDAITRLTHALEQLLDRLRKGQLPTTRDRIDLLLRAVDGLNGMFAAARAGQLAAEAPEEMVRELNAAAGVEHRAVVHAAVIAAPTGLRVYRVAVTPGPGLLTDGMDPLLLLRNLGKRGDVLEVTAAPDAIPDLAHIDPTRCYLSWVVTIRTEESPDALKDVFRFVADDCAVEVTEHATGDDSSHITVVGASLAEYEATYGQLIDWVVNRMPVLRALAAAST, from the coding sequence ATGCCTGTCGAAATGGACGAGTTGCTGAATACCTTTCTGGACGAGGCGGACGAGCACCTCGCCGCCCTCGAGAGCGGACTGCTGCGGGTGGGCGATGGCCCACCGGACCTGGAGCTACTGAACGCGGTGTTCCGGGCCGCCCACTCGCTTAAGGGCGGGAGCGGGGTGTTCGGGTTCGACGCGATTACCCGACTGACGCACGCGCTCGAACAACTCCTGGACCGGCTGCGCAAGGGCCAACTGCCCACGACACGCGATCGGATCGACCTGCTGCTCCGCGCGGTGGACGGGTTGAATGGGATGTTTGCCGCGGCGCGCGCGGGTCAACTCGCTGCTGAGGCCCCCGAAGAAATGGTCCGAGAGCTGAACGCGGCGGCCGGGGTCGAGCACCGGGCCGTCGTACACGCCGCCGTAATCGCAGCGCCCACCGGGCTGCGGGTGTACCGGGTCGCGGTGACGCCCGGCCCGGGGCTCCTGACGGACGGGATGGACCCGCTCCTCCTGCTCCGCAACCTGGGAAAGCGGGGCGACGTACTGGAGGTCACCGCCGCACCCGACGCGATACCCGATCTGGCCCACATCGATCCGACGCGATGCTACCTGTCCTGGGTCGTCACGATCCGCACCGAAGAATCCCCGGACGCCTTGAAGGACGTGTTCCGGTTCGTCGCGGACGATTGTGCCGTCGAAGTGACGGAGCACGCAACGGGCGACGATTCCTCCCACATCACGGTGGTGGGCGCATCGCTCGCGGAGTACGAGGCCACCTACGGTCAACTCATCGACTGGGTGGTGAACCGAATGCCCGTGCTGAGGGCGCTGGCCGCAGCATCCACGTAA